From Streptomyces sp. TLI_053, a single genomic window includes:
- a CDS encoding heme ABC transporter ATP-binding protein, with amino-acid sequence MRLGLRNRPEVPERPSPGTELLTAKAVRLSLGGRELLAGADVRVTAGEVVALLGPNGAGKSTLLSVLAGDLVPTAGEVRLDGRPLTDYRPLDLARRRALLPQAAALSFPFPADEVVRMGRAPWAGTTAAEEDERVVAEAMAVTESAAFTGRPFTALSGGERARVALARVLAQRAALLLLDEPTAALDLRHQELVLRLARSRAAAGDGVVVVLHDLSLAAAYADRVVLLADGATVADGPVAEVLRAPLLSEVYGHPVEVLPHPRTGVPLVLPERR; translated from the coding sequence ATGAGGCTCGGACTGCGCAACCGCCCCGAGGTGCCCGAACGCCCCTCCCCGGGCACCGAACTGCTCACCGCGAAGGCCGTCCGGCTGAGCCTCGGCGGCCGCGAACTGCTGGCCGGCGCGGACGTCCGGGTCACGGCCGGCGAGGTGGTGGCCCTGCTCGGACCGAACGGCGCCGGCAAGTCCACCCTGCTCTCCGTCCTGGCCGGCGACCTCGTCCCGACCGCGGGCGAAGTCCGGCTGGACGGCCGCCCGCTGACCGACTACCGGCCGCTCGACCTGGCCCGGCGGCGCGCGCTGCTCCCGCAGGCCGCCGCGCTGTCCTTCCCGTTCCCCGCCGACGAGGTGGTCCGGATGGGCCGCGCCCCCTGGGCCGGCACCACCGCCGCCGAGGAGGACGAACGGGTGGTCGCCGAGGCGATGGCCGTCACCGAGTCCGCCGCGTTCACCGGACGGCCGTTCACCGCCCTCTCCGGCGGCGAACGGGCCCGGGTCGCGCTGGCCCGGGTGCTCGCCCAGCGCGCGGCCCTGCTGCTGCTGGACGAACCCACCGCCGCGCTCGACCTGCGGCACCAGGAACTCGTGCTGCGCCTCGCCCGGAGCCGAGCCGCCGCCGGGGACGGCGTGGTCGTCGTCCTGCACGACCTGTCGCTGGCGGCGGCCTACGCCGACCGCGTGGTGCTGCTGGCCGACGGCGCCACCGTCGCCGACGGGCCGGTGGCGGAGGTGCTGCGGGCACCGCTGCTCAGCGAGGTGT
- a CDS encoding iron ABC transporter permease has translation MPLTARRPGRTTLLTVGLAVALVVFAVLAAGIGAYRIPLGDILASFGHRLGLGGHALDRVPESVLWNVRLPRVVLALLVGGSLGCAGALMQGVFGNPLAEPAVIGVSSGGAVGAVGCIVLGLDALGTWTVTASAFVTGLLTVFAVYAMSRSGGRSEVVTLILTGVAVNAFCGALIGLFLFTADTAAISQVTFWQLGSLSQATWGKVLGVLPFALVGLAVAPRYARSLDLLALGERPARHLGVDVERMRLVLITLVALLTAAAVAVSGIIGFVGLVVPHLLRMLAGPGHRFLLPASALTGALVLVAADLAARTLAEPAELPLGVLTALIGSPFFFWLLRRTRTKQGGWA, from the coding sequence ATCCCGCTGACCGCCCGGCGGCCCGGCCGGACCACCCTGCTCACCGTCGGCCTGGCCGTCGCCCTGGTGGTCTTCGCCGTGCTCGCGGCCGGGATCGGCGCCTACCGGATCCCGCTCGGCGACATCCTCGCCTCCTTCGGCCACCGGCTCGGCCTCGGCGGCCACGCCCTCGACCGGGTCCCCGAGTCGGTGCTCTGGAACGTCCGGCTGCCCCGGGTGGTGCTGGCCCTGCTGGTCGGCGGATCGCTCGGCTGCGCGGGCGCCCTGATGCAGGGTGTGTTCGGCAACCCGCTGGCCGAACCGGCCGTCATCGGCGTCTCCTCCGGCGGCGCGGTCGGCGCCGTCGGCTGCATCGTGCTCGGCCTGGACGCGCTCGGCACCTGGACGGTGACCGCCTCCGCCTTCGTCACCGGCCTGCTGACGGTCTTCGCGGTGTACGCGATGTCCCGCTCAGGCGGCCGCTCCGAGGTGGTCACCCTGATCCTCACCGGCGTCGCGGTGAACGCCTTCTGCGGGGCGCTGATCGGCCTGTTCCTGTTCACCGCCGACACCGCCGCGATCAGCCAGGTCACCTTCTGGCAGCTCGGCTCGCTCTCCCAGGCCACCTGGGGCAAGGTCCTCGGCGTGCTCCCGTTCGCCCTCGTCGGCCTCGCCGTCGCCCCCCGCTACGCCCGCTCGCTGGACCTGCTGGCGCTCGGCGAACGGCCCGCCCGGCACCTCGGCGTGGACGTCGAGCGGATGCGGCTGGTACTGATCACCCTCGTCGCCCTGCTCACCGCCGCCGCGGTCGCGGTCAGCGGCATCATCGGCTTCGTCGGCCTGGTCGTCCCGCACCTGCTGCGGATGCTCGCCGGACCGGGCCACCGCTTCCTGCTGCCCGCCTCGGCACTCACGGGCGCGCTGGTCCTGGTCGCCGCCGACCTCGCCGCCCGCACCCTGGCCGAACCGGCCGAACTCCCGCTCGGTGTCCTCACCGCGCTGATCGGCAGCCCGTTCTTCTTCTGGCTGCTGCGCCGCACCCGGACCAAGCAGGGAGGCTGGGCATGA
- a CDS encoding ABC transporter substrate-binding protein, with amino-acid sequence MSGSTPRTRAARRPAILLLLLGLLLALTACGSASGGAGAAAGKGASRAPDAVEPLADAPVPALPATATSADGRTVTVASAERIIPLNGSLAEIVFSLGLGPKAVARDVSTTFQQAAALPVITQAHDVSAEGVLSLHPTVVLADRSTGPAEAIAQIRAAGVPLLVLDDAKRLEDVGPRIDTVAAALGVPDAGKRLKERTEQRITAARADLPAVERHPKVAFLYLRGSASVYLLGGPASGAGSLITAVGGEDAGTAAGLTGDFTPLTSEALVKAAPDAILVMSKGLDSVGGVDGLLKLPGVAQTPAGLDRRIVSIEDGQLLSYGPRTPQVINEIAEQLYPKAAK; translated from the coding sequence TTGAGCGGCAGTACACCCCGAACCAGGGCCGCCCGCCGGCCCGCGATCCTGCTGCTGCTCCTCGGTCTGCTGCTCGCCCTGACCGCCTGCGGCTCGGCCTCCGGCGGCGCCGGAGCGGCCGCCGGGAAGGGCGCCTCGCGCGCCCCGGACGCGGTCGAACCGCTGGCCGACGCACCGGTCCCCGCACTCCCGGCCACCGCGACCTCCGCCGACGGCCGGACCGTCACCGTCGCCAGCGCCGAGCGGATCATCCCGCTCAACGGCAGCCTGGCCGAGATCGTGTTCAGCCTCGGCCTCGGCCCCAAGGCCGTCGCCCGGGACGTCTCCACGACCTTCCAGCAGGCCGCCGCCCTGCCCGTGATCACCCAGGCCCACGACGTCTCCGCCGAGGGCGTGCTCTCGCTGCACCCGACCGTCGTCCTCGCCGACCGCTCCACCGGCCCGGCCGAGGCGATCGCCCAGATCCGCGCGGCGGGCGTCCCGCTCCTCGTCCTCGACGACGCCAAGCGGCTCGAGGACGTCGGCCCGCGCATCGACACCGTCGCCGCCGCACTCGGCGTCCCGGACGCCGGCAAGCGGTTGAAGGAACGCACCGAGCAGCGGATCACCGCCGCCAGGGCCGACCTGCCCGCCGTCGAGCGGCACCCCAAGGTCGCCTTCCTCTACCTGCGCGGCAGCGCCTCGGTCTACCTGCTCGGCGGCCCGGCCTCCGGTGCCGGCTCGCTGATCACCGCGGTCGGCGGCGAGGACGCCGGCACCGCCGCCGGTCTCACCGGCGACTTCACCCCGCTCACCAGCGAGGCCCTGGTCAAGGCCGCCCCCGACGCGATCCTGGTGATGAGCAAGGGACTCGACTCCGTCGGCGGCGTCGACGGCCTGCTCAAGCTCCCCGGCGTCGCCCAGACCCCGGCCGGCCTCGACCGCCGGATCGTCTCGATCGAGGACGGCCAGCTGCTGAGCTACGGCCCGCGCACCCCCCAGGTGATCAACGAGATCGCCGAACAGCTCTACCCCAAGGCCGCCAAGTGA